The sequence below is a genomic window from Flagellimonas marinaquae.
TAATGAGACTGTTCTTATAGGACGAAATTCGGTTCTGGACTTGCTTATATTTGTAAATATCCTTATCCAGCCCCATTTCTTTAATAATCGATGCGATCAAACGTTGCGAATCTTGCGTGTCGTATATGGTAAAATTGCTCGGGAATCCAAGTTTATCGCCATCATATCGCAATAATTTGGCAAAAACGGAGTGGAACGTCCCCATCCATAAGTTTTTGGTCTCGGAGTTCCCAACTATGGTCGCAATCCGCTTTTTCATTTCGCGAGCCGCCTTATTGGTAAAGGTCAGTGCCAAAATATTAAAAGAGTCTACCCCCTGTTCCATTAGGTGGGCGATCCTGTAGGTAAGCACTCGGGTCTTTCCGGAACCGGCACCGGCAATTACCATTAATGGTCCATCTTTGTGCAGTACGGGGGCCCGCTGCGCATCGTTCAATTCATCTATAAAATTACTCAAGGGCCAGAAGCTTTTAAAAGTAGGTGTGAAATTAGCCATAAATGATCTTTTGCTAAAATCTAGCTTTCAATTTTTATAAACAGTGTTTTCGGAATTGGATGTAATTTTGAATATATTTAACAACTCAACTTATTTTGCTAATGAATTTTCAAAGATTACCCCTGTTCGTTTTAATTCTGTTTACATTTTATGGATATTCCCAATCTACCAAGGCCGGCCCGATCATTGAAGATTATGGTGCGGTATGGGAGATAGACAATCCTGATTTTGGGACCGAAACAACACAGGAGTTCAAAGTAGCTTTTGATGTAAAGGATGGGCCTGAGTCGGATACCGAATTAAATCGAAATATCAATACGGTTGCGCGTTTTTTAAACATGCATGCCCAGAGCGGCGTACCGGTTTCTCAAATAAAAGCAGCACTAATAGTCCACGGAACTGCCGCAAGAAACTTATTAACGAACGAAGCCTACAAAAAAAGGTATGAAGCAGCCAACCCGAACCTTGAACTTGTTAAAAGTTTATTGGATGCGGGTGTGGAAGTAATCATGTGCGGACAATCTTCCAAAACCAGAAGTCTTCCGAAGGAAGAATTGATTCCCGGAGTCAAGATTGCCCTCTCTGCAATGACGGCAAATATCCAGTTGCAGAACAATGGATATAGGCCTATTAAATTATAACCAACCTATTCAATTATGAAAAAAATACTACTACTTGCACTATGCTCCGCAAGTTTAACCGTGTATGGCCAAGACCATGGGCTCGAAAAAGACATTGCCGCTGTTGAATCAAAAGTAATCGAGTGGCGCCGGGATTTTCACCAAAATCCGGAATTGAGCAACAGGGAATTTAAAACCGCCGAAAAAATTGCCAAGCATCTAAAATCCTTAGGAATCGATGTTCAAACCGGAGTGGCCCATACAGGTGTAGTAGGTCTTTTAAAAGGTGACCACCCGGGTAAAGTAGTGGCCCTTAGGGCTGATATCGATGCGCTGCCTGTTACCGAAAGAAACGATCTTCCCTACAAATCTGAAGTCACCTCGGAATTTTTGGGACAGGAAGTCGGGGTAATGCACGCTTGCGGGCACGACACCCATATCGCAATTATGATGGGGGTAGCTGAAGTCTTATCCAACAATAAGGACAAAATTCATGGAACCATCAAATTTATATTCCAACCGGCCGAAGAAGGTGCCCCTCCGGGAGAAGAAGGTGGCGCAGAACTTATGGTGAAAGAAGGAGTTCTCGAAAACCCCAATGTGGATGCCATTTATGGTTTGCACAT
It includes:
- a CDS encoding DsrE family protein gives rise to the protein MNFQRLPLFVLILFTFYGYSQSTKAGPIIEDYGAVWEIDNPDFGTETTQEFKVAFDVKDGPESDTELNRNINTVARFLNMHAQSGVPVSQIKAALIVHGTAARNLLTNEAYKKRYEAANPNLELVKSLLDAGVEVIMCGQSSKTRSLPKEELIPGVKIALSAMTANIQLQNNGYRPIKL